The following coding sequences lie in one Musa acuminata AAA Group cultivar baxijiao chromosome BXJ3-1, Cavendish_Baxijiao_AAA, whole genome shotgun sequence genomic window:
- the LOC135628774 gene encoding uncharacterized protein LOC135628774 → MPSPTRCETFLLGLGFDVLQPIYNLSYSSPPCIPSLAPVSSRCVSGYLKGAAFGLYKMFFEGFGYHRDTFEQTYRCYPTSFIDKPQLETGDKIIMPPSALDRLAALHIDYPMLFELHNVATERVSHCGVLEFIAEEGMIYMPYWMMQNLLLQEGDIVHVKNATLPKGTYAKLQPHTQDFLDISNPKAILETTLRNYSCLTTGDSIMVGYNNKKYYIDILETKPSSAVSIIETDCEVDFAPPLDYKEPKRQRTSVFTSKAPAQVQDAQDEAEDEHRFTPFTGIRRRLDGKPLKDDAPTITSSVKDRKSEAANSRKQSTPSTSQSGSSRQNMGKLVFGSHSSHASREAQKDAPKEMKEEAARNEEPKFQAFTGKKYSLRD, encoded by the exons ATGCCCAGCCCGACTCGTTGCGAAACTTTCCTTCTCGGACTCGGTTTCGACGTGCTTCAACCCATATATAATCTGTCCTACTCCTCCCCTCCATGCATTCCATCGCTCGCCCCCGTCTCTTCCCGCTGTGTTtccg GATATCTAAAGGGTGCAGCATTTGGATTGTACAAAATG TTTTTTGAAGGGTTTGGCTATCATAGAGATACATTTGAGCAGACCTACCGATGCTACCCTACATCTTTTATTGATAAG CCACAGCTGGAAACTGGTGATAAAA TTATAATGCCTCCCTCTGCGCTCGATCGTCTTG CTGCTCTGCATATTGACTACCCAATGTTATTTGAGCTGCATAATGTTGCCACAGAGCGAGTTTCACATTGTGGTGTTTTGGAGTTCATTGCAGAGGAAGGCATGATTTACATGCCATATTGG ATGATGCAAAATTTACTTCTACAAGAGGGAGATATAGTGCATGTAAAAAATGCCACTCTTCCCAAGGGTACATATGCGAAGTTACAGCCGCACACACAAGACTTTTTGGATATCTCAAATCCCAAGGCCAT CTTGGAAACAACATTAAGAAACTACTCATGTTTAACAACTGGTGACAGTATCATGGTTGGGTATAACAACAAGAAGTATTACATAGATATTCTGGAAACAAAGCCTTCTTCTGCGGTTAGCATTATTGAGACAGACTGCGAGGTTGATTTTGCACCTCCACTTGATTACAAAGAGCCTAAACGACAACGAACTTCTGTCTTTACAAGCAAAGCACCGGCTCAAG TTCAGGATGCTCAAGATGAAGCTGAAGATGAACACAGGTTCACCCCATTTACTGGCATCCGAAGAAGGTTAGACGGAAAGCCTCTGAAGGACGATGCCCCAACTATTACTTCTTCAGTGAAGGATCGGAAATCTGAAGCCGCGAACAGCAGAAAGCAGTCAACACCATCCACTTCGCAGAGTGGTTCTTCCCGTCAAAATATGGGAAAACTCGTCTTTGGTTCACATTCCAGTCATGCTTCCAGAGAAGCACAGAAG GATGCCCCTAAAGAAATGAAAGAAGAAGCTGCAAGGAATGAAGAACCAAAATTCCAGGCCTTCACCGGGAAGAAATACTCCTTGAGGGATTGA
- the LOC135628430 gene encoding transcription factor MYC1-like: MEELPVISPSSSSPPTLSFHQPAPATELQRRLQCLLQARPEWWAYAIFWRASPDHRVLSFGDGHFRGARCLTDRRPRGCSAADEAGADAVDDAEWFYIMSLSRSFVGGGAIPARVYGSLEPLWLTGAHALQACGCDRSREAQLHGIQTLACVPVPGGVLELGSPDLIGDNWVLVHQAKAVFSEGPNDASPTAGAALAAVAFPSPAVRKEGAGLSSSVDSEHSDSEGGTTVERRRPKKRGRKPGSGSRDCTSNHVEAERQRREKLNHRFYALRSVVPNVSRMDKASLLADAVTYIEDLKAKVEILEAEAKMAKKETAADQAATSITNAASATTGSPPTAVTVAIEMEVKLLGNDALIRVQSEDQNHPPARLMCALRDLELSVHHASVSTLKDVVLQDVVVKVPTELQVEDTLRAALLAILHKS, encoded by the coding sequence ATGGAGGAGCTGCCCGTCAtctcgccctcctcctcctccccccccaCCCTCTCCTTCCACCAGCCGGCTCCCGCCACAGAGCTCCAGCGCCGGCTGCAGTGCCTCCTCCAAGCCCGCCCCGAGTGGTGGGCCTACGCCATCTTCTGGCGCGCCTCCCCCGACCAtcgcgtcctctccttcggcgacgGCCACTTCCGCGGCGCCCGCTGCCTCACCGACCGCCGGCCCCGTGGTTGCTCCGCCGCCGATGAGGCCGGCGCCGATGCTGTCGATGATGCCGAGTGGTTCTACATCATGTCGCTCAGCCGGTCGTTCGTGGGGGGCGGGGCGATCCCCGCGCGGGTCTACGGCTCGCTGGAGCCCCTGTGGCTGACCGGCGCGCATGCCCTCCAGGCGTGCGGGTGCGACCGGAGCCGCGAGGCCCAGCTCCACGGGATCCAGACCCTGGCGTGCGTGCCTGTCCCCGGCGGCGTGCTTGAGCTCGGCTCCCCTGACCTCATCGGCGATAACTGGGTCCTGGTGCACCAGGCCAAGGCCGTCTTCTCCGAGGGTCCCAACGACGCATCCCCTACCGCCGGAGCCGCACTGGCGGCCGTCGCATTCCCTTCGCCTGCGGTGAGGAAGGAAGGCGCCGGCCTCTCGTCGTCGGTCGACTCGGAGCACTCGGACTCGGAGGGCGGTACGACCGTGGAGCGCCGCCGGCCCAAGAAGCGGGGGCGCAAGCCCGGGAGCGGCTCCCGCGACTGCACGTCGAACCACGTCGAAGCGGAGCGGCAGCGCCGCGAGAAGCTCAACCACCGCTTCTACGCGCTCCGCTCGGTGGTGCCCAACGTGTCGCGCATGGACAAGGCGTCGCTGCTGGCCGACGCCGTAACCTACATCGAGGACCTCAAGGCCAAGGTCGAGATCCTGGAGGCCGAAGCCAAGATGGCCAAGAAAGAGACCGCCGCGGACCAAGCCGCCACCTCCATCACCAACGCCGCCTCGGCGACGACCGGCAGCCCCCCGACCGCCGTGACGGTGGCGATCGAGATGGAGGTGAAGCTCCTCGGAAATGACGCGCTAATAAGGGTGCAGTCGGAGGACCAGAACCACCCACCGGCGAGGCTGATGTGCGCGCTGCGCGATCTGGAGCTCAGCGTGCACCACGCGAGCGTGTCGACCCTCAAGGACGTGGTGCTGCAGGACGTGGTGGTGAAGGTGCCGACCGAGCTGCAAGTGGAGGACACCCTCAGGGCTGCCCTCCTCGCCATCCTACACAAGAGCTGA
- the LOC135629362 gene encoding uncharacterized protein LOC135629362: MGVVIESDRWEPKPSAFIVLSAACFASVFLRPYFSKSNAARGSGASSLLDLGPTSPFLRFQRGFLLLYSLASVMDGLESMFGEYEFALYGISREQMTWYLSIGAVAALLFGTFSGVLFDMVGPRKACLLFCILHLFVGVLKSVVRHPTVWISSICLSLASSLFSFCYETWMVMEHEKQGHKQDLLSDTFWLMTFFESLSLIGSQGLANLLVKDLKRRSLSPYVLAALLAILSALCIRKQWSRSYHIISVDSYIKSFSAHVLRDKKILALAWTQASIHFSMSVVWILWAPTLVADGREVNLSMIYPCFIGSRMLGSTVFPWYFSEVKSFGNEDCLTTALGVAGLALFIVAYDYQEIGFLVILFCVFHACVGFSLPSLARLRTMYLPNELRGGMISSSLAPANVAILLFLLKGGYHQNLANSTIMALSAFGLLIAAGCIYKLRSWRKQCRQDWHYT; this comes from the exons ATGGGAGTGGTGATCGAGAGCGATCGATGGGAGCCGAAGCCCTCCGCCTTCATCGTCCTCTCCGCCGCCTGCTTCGCTTCCGTCTTTCTGCGCCCTTACTTCTCCAAGAGCAACGCCGCCAGGGGATCCGGGGCGTCTTCTCTGCTCGATCTCGGCCCTACGTCCCCTTTTCTTCGCTTCCAGAGGGGCTTCTTGCTGCTCTACTCGCTGGCTTCCG TAATGGACGGCCTTGAATCGATGTTTGGTGAGTATGAGTTCGCACTATACGGAATCAGCCGTGAGCAGATGACATGGTATCTCTCCATAGGAGCTGTGGCTGCTCTCCTTTTTGGTACTTTCTCCGGCGTTCTTTTTGATATGGT GGGTCCAAGAAAGGCTTGTCTGTTATTTTGCATTCTTCATCTTTTTGTTGGTGTCTTGAAGAGTGTGGTCAGGCATCCAACTGTCTGGATATCAAGTATATGCTTATCACTTGCTTCTTCTTTGTTTTCATTCTGTTATGAGACATGGATGGTAATGGAACATGAAAAG CAAGGTCACAAGCAAGATCTTCTGAGTGATACATTTTGGTTGATGACCTTTTTTGAGTCTCTATCTCTAATCGGCAGCCAAGGGCTGGCAAATTTGTTAGTTAAAGATCTTAAAAGAAGATCCCTTTCCCCTTATGTTCTGGCTGCCTTATTGGCAATTTTAAGCGCTCTCTGTATCAGGAAACAATGGAGCAGAAGTTATCATATAATTTCTGTTGACAGTTATATAAAATCATTCTCAGCTCATGTTCTTAGAG ACAAAAAGATTTTGGCTCTAGCATGGACTCAAGCAAGTATCCATTTCTCCATGTCAGTTGTTTGGATCCTTTGGGCACCGACCTTAGTG GCAGATGGAAGGGAGGTGAATCTATCTATGATATACCCTTGCTTTATTGGCTCAAGAATGCTTGGGAGCACTGTTTTTCCATGGTATTTTAGTGAGGTAAAATCATTTGGAAATGAGGATTGCCTAACAACCGCTTTGGGGGTTGCTGGTTTAGCTTTGTTCATTGTCGCTTATGATTACCAG GAGATTGGATTTCTGGTTATTCTATTTTGTGTCTTTCATGCTTGTGTCGGGTTTAGTTTGCCTTCACTTGCAAGATTGAGGACAAT GTACCTACCTAATGAGCTTCGTGGGGGGATGATAAGCTCCTCGCTAGCACCGGCTAATGTAGCAATTTTGTTATTTCTGCTCAAG ggTGGTTATCATCAAAATCTTGCGAATTCTACAATTATGGCTCTTTCTGCTTTTGGCCTATTAATTGCTGCTGGCTGCATTTATAAACTGAGATCATGGCGAAAGCAGTGCCGTCAAGACTGGCATTATACATAA